From Pongo pygmaeus isolate AG05252 chromosome 2, NHGRI_mPonPyg2-v2.0_pri, whole genome shotgun sequence, a single genomic window includes:
- the KCNMB2 gene encoding calcium-activated potassium channel subunit beta-2: MFIWTSGRTSSSYRHDEKRNIYQKIRDHDLLDKRKTVTALKAGEDRAILLGLAMMVCSIMMYFLLGITLLRSYMQSVWTEESQCTLLNASITETFNCSFSCGPDCWKLSQYPCLQVYVNLTSSGEKLLLYHTEETIKINQKCSYIPKCGKNFEESMSLVNVVMENFRKYQHFSCYSDPEGNQKNVILTKLYSSNVLFHSLFWPTCMMAGGVAIVAMVKLTQYLSLLCERIQRINR, encoded by the exons AAATATTTACCAGAAAATCAGGGACCATGACCTCCTGGACAAAAGGAAAACAGTCACAGCACTGAAGGCAGGAGAGGACCGAGCTATTCTCCTGGGACTGGCTATGATGGTGTGCTCCATCATGATGTATTTTCTGCTGGGAATCACACTCCTGCGCTCATACATGCAGAG CGTGTGGACCGAAGAGTCTCAATGCACCTTGCTGAATGCATCCATCACGGAAACATTTAATTGCTCCTTCAGCTGTGGTCCAGACTGCTGGAAACTTTCTCAGTACCCCTGCCTCCAGGTGTACGTTAACCTGACTTCTTCCGGGGAAAAGCTCCTCCTCTACCACACAGAAGAGACAATAAAAATCAATCAGAAG TGCTCCTATATACCTAAATGTGGAAAAAATTTTGAAGAATCCATGTCCCTGGTGAATGTTGTCATGGAAAACTTCAGGAAGTATCAACACTTCTCCTGCTATTCTGACCCAGAAGGAAACCAGAAGAACGTTATCCTAACCAAACTCTACAGTTCCAACGTGCTGTTCCATTCACTCTTCTGGCCAACCTGTATGATGGCCGGGGGCGTGGCAATTGTTGCCATGGTGAAACTTACACAGTACCTCTCCCTACTATGTGAGAGGATCCAACGGATCAATAGATAA